The DNA window ATTACCTTCACCCAGGGAATGGTGCAGATCGACGCCAACAACTGCGTCGTCCAACACGTTCGCTCGCGGATCGGACCGGGTGACGACGGGTCGATCCAAGGTAACGACGCGATCAACACCCAAGACGACACTCAAAACAACGTTATCGATCACTGCACGGCCTCGTGGGGGGTCGATGAGTGTCTCTCGGTGGGCTACGACACACAAGACACGACCGTTACCAACTGTTTGATTTATGAAGGGCTCTGGGACCCCTACGGCGACGGAGCCGACCACAACTACGGCACACTCATCGGTGACGGTGCCTCGAACGTCACGTTCGCCGGCAACGTCTGGGCCAAAATCCGCGGGCGAGTCCCACGGCTCAAAAGCGACACCGAGACGGTCATCGTCAACAACCTTGCGTACTTCTTCGATTATGCGGCCACCGCCGACAGCTCTGCTGTGACGAGTTTCGTCGGCAACGCCTACACCGGGCCCCTCGACACCGGCAACCCCGTCTTCGAGGGCAGCCCCACGGCTTACCACACCGACAACTACGCCGCCGACCCGTCGCTCGACGATGATACCGACTTCGCCGAACCCGACAGCGAGGGCGCGCCACCACTGTGGCCCAGCGGTCTCAGCGAAATCCCTGCCGCTGATGTCGAGAGCCACAACCTCGGAACGGCTGGCGCACGACCGGCCGACCGGACCGCCAACGACCAGCGTATCATTCAGGAAATCACCGACCGAGCGGGCAACGATCGTCTTGACAGTCCCTACGACTACTGGGTCGGCCATCACGACGAAGTTGGTGGCTACCCCGACCTGCCGGTGAACACTCATTCGCTCGACGTCCCCGACAGCGGCCTGCGCGACTGGCTCGGCGGATGGGCACAAGCCGTCGAAGAGGGTGGTTCCCCGCCCGACAACGGTGGCGGCGGTGGTCCGATCTCGACGGGGACCTACGAGATCACGAACGCCAACAGCGGTCAGTTGCTTGAGGTTGCCAACGCTTCGACTGAAGACGGCGCGAACGTCCAGCAGTGGCCCGCGAACGGACACTCGACACAGCAGTGGTACGTCGAGGAGGTCACGAACGGCGAGTACCGACTGGTGAACGAAAACAGCGGTCAGTTGCTCGAGGTTGCCACCGCGTCGACCGAAGA is part of the Halocatena salina genome and encodes:
- a CDS encoding RICIN domain-containing protein translates to MGILGGVSGSATAQVRSASSSQFGLDDGFANTSWLEDGVDVYTITEPTREAVEAAFTASGSRVVVFETSGTIDLGGETLAITEDNCWVAGQTAPSPGITFTQGMVQIDANNCVVQHVRSRIGPGDDGSIQGNDAINTQDDTQNNVIDHCTASWGVDECLSVGYDTQDTTVTNCLIYEGLWDPYGDGADHNYGTLIGDGASNVTFAGNVWAKIRGRVPRLKSDTETVIVNNLAYFFDYAATADSSAVTSFVGNAYTGPLDTGNPVFEGSPTAYHTDNYAADPSLDDDTDFAEPDSEGAPPLWPSGLSEIPAADVESHNLGTAGARPADRTANDQRIIQEITDRAGNDRLDSPYDYWVGHHDEVGGYPDLPVNTHSLDVPDSGLRDWLGGWAQAVEEGGSPPDNGGGGGPISTGTYEITNANSGQLLEVANASTEDGANVQQWPANGHSTQQWYVEEVTNGEYRLVNENSGQLLEVATASTEDGANVRQYSDTGCACQRWYINDEGGVYTLEAVHSNKLADVDGASTSNGANVLQWPDNGSENQRWTFESI